The nucleotide window GTCGATCAACAACCTCGGCCGCCGCATCGTGCAGGGCAACTTCGATCCCGGCTTCTTCATCAAGCACTTCGTCAAGGACATGGGCATTGCGCTCGCCGAGGCGCGCGCCATGAACCTGGCGCTGCCGGGACTGGCGCTGGCGCACCAGTTCTACGTCGCCGCCATCGCCGACGGCCTGGAGGACCTGGGCACCCATGGCCTGTACAAGGTGCTGGCGCGCATGAACGGCGCTTCGGAGTAGCGGGGCGGCGCGCCTTGGAGGGTGCCGCGCGGGTCGAGGCGAATGCCTCGCTGGCCGCCCGCAACACGCTGCGGGTGGCGGCCACGGCGCGCTACCTGGTGCGCGTCGGAGGCACTGCACCCGAGGCCGTGGCGCGGGACCTGGCCGAGTTGCTCGCAGACGCGCGCTTCGACGGCCTGCCGCGCATGGTGCTCGGCGGCGGCAGCAACGTCCTGTTCGCCGGCGACTACCCCGGTGTCGCAATCATGCCGCAGGCGTCCGAGATCGCCGTGCAGGAGGACGGCGAGTCGGCCACCGTGACCGTGGCGGCCGGTCACGACTGGCACCGGCTGGTGCAGTTCACCGTGGCGCGCGGCTGGGGCGGCATCGAGAACCTGAGCCTGATTCCCGGCTCCGTGGGCGCGGCGCCGATTCAGAACATCGGCGCCTACGGCGCTCAGCTCTCCGACGTGTTCGTCGACCTGGAGGCAGTGCCGCTGGCCGGCGGCGAGGCGCGCACCATGGACGCGGCCGCGTGCGCGTTCGGTTACCGCGACAGCGTGTTCAAGCAGGCCCTGTGCGACCGCATGCTGATCACCCGCGTACGCCTGCGGCTCGACAAGCGCCCGCGCCTGAACCTGGAGTATGCCGGCGTGCGCGAGGAACTGGCGCGGATGGCGGTCACCGAGCCCACGGTCGGCGACGTGAGCCGCGCAATCGTCCGCCTGCGCCGCCGCAAGCTGCCCGATCCCGACACGCTGCCCAACGCCGGATCCTTCTTCAAGAACCCGGTGCTCGCTCCCGACCGCTACGCCCTGGTCCGGGAGCGCTGCCCGCAGGTCGCCGGGGTGGCGGCGGCGGGAGGTTTCAAGGTGCCGGCGGCGCAGTTGATCGAGGCATGCGGCCTGCGCGGCCGCCGCTTCGGACGCGCGGGCGTGGCCGAGCGCCACGCCCTGGTGCTGGTCAACCACGGCGGCGCCACCGGCGCCGACCTGCTGTCCGCCGCGACCGCCGTCGAGCAAGCAGTGATGGACCGCTTCGCCGTAACGCTGGAGCGCGAAGTACGCGTAATCGGCGCCGAGGAGGAAAGCTGATGGAACAGGAGATGCCGCTTCTGGCACGGTTCCGCCACGAGGTGCGGGGCAGCACCCTGGCGGACGTGGGCGCGGCGGTGCAGCAGGCGCTGACGGATACATTCAGCAGCGCGGACGTGGCGGGACGGCGCATTGCTGTCGGGCTGGGCAGCCGCGGGGTGGCCAACTATGCCCTGGTGGCGCGCCGCACCGTCGACTGGCTGCGCCGGCACGGGGCGCAGCCGTTCATCGTGCCGGCGATGGGCAGCCACGGCGGCGCCACCGCCGAGGGGCAGCGCGAAGTGCTGGCCGGCTGGGGAATTACATCCGACTCGATGGGCGTGCCGGTGCGTGCCGCCATGGCGGCCGTGGAGTTGGGCGCCGCCGGCAACCCGCCGGTGCGCGTGTTCATGGACCGCAACGCGCACCAGGCCGACGCCGTGCTGGTGGTCAACCGGGTCAAGCCGCACACCGACTTCCACGGCCCGGTGGAGAGCGGCCTGATCAAGATGGCCGTGATCGGGCTCGGCAAGCGGCGCGGCGCCGAGGCGATCCACTTTCACGGCGTGCACGGGCTGGCGCACCTGATCCGCCCGGCGTTCGACGTGGTGCGGGCGTCCGGCAAGCTGCTCGGCGGCGTGGCGCTGGTGGAGGATGGCCGTGAGCAGACCGCCGCGGTGCGGGCCGCACGCGCCGCCGACATCCCGGCGTGCGAGGCGCGCTGCCTGGCGCAGGCGCGCCGCAACATGGCCTCCCTGCCGCTGGACGAGATCGATGTGCTGGTGCTGGACGAGATCGGCAAGGAGATCAGCGGCACCGGCATGGACACCAACGTCGTCGGCCGCATAGGCATCGCCGGCGTGGCCGAGCCGGCGTCGCCGCGGGTACGCCGTATCGTCGTACTCAGCCTGACCGAGGCGTCGCACGGCAACGCGCTCGGCATCGGTCTGGCCGACGTCACCACCCGCCGCTTCCAGCAGCAGGTGGACCACGCCGTGACCAACGCCAACGTAATCACCAGCACCTTCCTGGAACGCGGCCGCATGCCGCTGGTGGCCGCCGACGACGCCGAGGCCCTGCGCTGGGCCGTCCAAACCTGCGGTGCCGCCGTGCAGGACGCAGCGGTGGTGCGCGTCCGCAATACGTTGGCCCTCGAGAGCCTGCTGCTCAGCCGACCCGCTGCGCACCGGGCGCGCGCCGCCGGTGCCGTTCTCATGCAGGACAGCGACTACGAGCCGGCCTGCCCGTCTGATGGGCGGATCGTGCCCTGGCGAGCGTAGGAAGCGGATTACCCGGTACGGCGTTCGCGGCCTGGTACAAGCCTCTCGCCACATGCGCACGACAGGAAGGAGGGGCAGGCGTTCGGCGGTGGCGGCGGCAGGACCGACAGATGTCAGCGAGCGCTTGGCACAACTCAATCCACCTCGAGCGTGTGTGGGTCCAGTTGATACCAGGCGACCTCGCCGGACGCGATGTGCCCTGCGATGCGGTCGTCGTACCGCAGCCCGGCGACCATCGGATGTGCGCGCCGGCCCGTGAACCGCTCCAGCAGTCCGGCGTTGCGGATCGCCCGGCGGGTGCGCGCTGGTCAACCCATCATGCGGAACCGCGGGACCTGCGTCGGCGGCAGCGGTCCGATGCCGGGGGTCCGGGCGGCTGAGGCGCTTCCGGGTCGCACCCGGCACCGGCTGCCTGGCGCTGGCTGGCGGGATTCCGGTGGACCGCCGCCGCGTAGGTGAGTAGACTGGGCCGCGTCGCGGCGGACCGTTGTACCGGCGCGGCCACACACGAGGAAGGATCATGAGAAACTCTTACACGCGACTTACCGAGCCGCTGGTGCGCAGCGACGGCGCGCTCCGCCCGGCCACCTGGGACGAGGCGCTGCAGCGAGCGGCGCGCGGGATCGAGGCCGCCAGGGAGCGCGGCCCCACGCGTTCGTTCGGGCTGTTCAGTTGTTCGAAGGCGACCAACGAGATGAACTTCCTGGCCCAGAAATTCGCCCGGGTGGCGGTCGGCAGCAACAACATCGATAGCTGCAACCGTACCTGACACGCACCGAGCGTCGTCGGTCTGGCGACAGTATTCGGTGCCGGGGGCGGTACCAGTTCCTACCGGGAGGTGGAGGACACCGACCTCATCATCCTGTGGGGCTCCAACGCGCGCGAGACCCATCCGATCTTCTTCCACCACGTGTTGAAGGGGATCAACAACGGCGCGCGCATGATGACCGTGGACCCGCGCCGCACCAGCTCGGCGCAATGGGCGGACCTGTGGCTCGGGCTCGACGTGGGCTCCGACGTGGCGCTGTCCAACACGGTGGCGCGCGAGATCATCGCCGCCGGCCTGCAGAACCGCGCCTTCATCGAGCACGCCACCACCGGGTTCGACGCGTACCGC belongs to Spirochaetaceae bacterium and includes:
- the murB gene encoding UDP-N-acetylmuramate dehydrogenase: MEGAARVEANASLAARNTLRVAATARYLVRVGGTAPEAVARDLAELLADARFDGLPRMVLGGGSNVLFAGDYPGVAIMPQASEIAVQEDGESATVTVAAGHDWHRLVQFTVARGWGGIENLSLIPGSVGAAPIQNIGAYGAQLSDVFVDLEAVPLAGGEARTMDAAACAFGYRDSVFKQALCDRMLITRVRLRLDKRPRLNLEYAGVREELARMAVTEPTVGDVSRAIVRLRRRKLPDPDTLPNAGSFFKNPVLAPDRYALVRERCPQVAGVAAAGGFKVPAAQLIEACGLRGRRFGRAGVAERHALVLVNHGGATGADLLSAATAVEQAVMDRFAVTLEREVRVIGAEEES